Proteins from one candidate division KSB1 bacterium genomic window:
- a CDS encoding aldo/keto reductase yields the protein MLYREFGKTGKKISALSMGGMRFPEPEKIDEMAQIPVAAAEAGVNYFDTAPYYCNDQSETIMGAALAEIKRKGYSVYAGSKTNSKTYDGVWRDLEKTLKRLGRDTIDFYYLWCIITDDIFEERKQGGALKALMEIREQGLADHINVSSHQDGDEIRDLVQTGHFDGILLGYNILNFDYRETGVHAAYENDLGVFIMNPLGGGLLTDSRNAERFQKFKLSNDQSMLEASLHFLLLHKQITAALVGFTSIEDVQTAVKAVESFEQVKNTDLAAYKDRIREGFSSLCTGCRYCEYCPENIPVSKLMDTYNYWILYQDKKQVRERLKFHWNLGTDEAIELIERCTECGTCESKCTQKLPIIERLQELQSVLS from the coding sequence ATGCTGTATCGTGAGTTTGGAAAAACAGGAAAAAAAATTTCAGCGCTATCTATGGGCGGAATGCGTTTCCCGGAACCGGAAAAAATAGACGAAATGGCGCAGATACCGGTGGCGGCTGCAGAAGCGGGCGTCAATTATTTTGATACGGCGCCGTATTATTGCAACGATCAGTCCGAAACCATCATGGGGGCAGCTCTGGCCGAGATCAAGCGTAAAGGCTATTCTGTTTACGCCGGTTCAAAAACCAATTCAAAAACATATGACGGGGTCTGGCGTGATCTGGAAAAAACATTGAAACGGCTGGGACGCGATACAATTGATTTTTATTATTTATGGTGTATTATCACCGATGATATTTTTGAGGAACGCAAGCAGGGCGGTGCGCTCAAAGCCCTGATGGAAATCCGTGAACAGGGGCTTGCGGATCATATCAATGTATCCTCGCATCAGGACGGCGACGAGATTCGCGACCTGGTGCAGACCGGGCATTTTGACGGTATTCTGCTCGGATACAATATTCTGAATTTTGACTATAGAGAAACCGGTGTTCATGCCGCTTACGAAAATGATCTGGGTGTGTTTATCATGAATCCGCTGGGCGGAGGACTGCTGACCGATTCGCGCAATGCGGAACGGTTTCAGAAATTTAAACTCTCGAACGATCAGTCCATGCTGGAGGCATCTCTGCATTTTTTGCTGCTTCATAAACAAATCACCGCTGCACTGGTGGGATTCACATCCATTGAGGATGTTCAGACCGCGGTAAAGGCGGTCGAATCTTTTGAGCAGGTCAAAAACACGGACCTGGCTGCCTATAAAGACCGAATCCGCGAAGGCTTTTCCAGCTTGTGCACGGGATGCCGATACTGTGAATACTGTCCGGAAAACATTCCGGTGTCTAAACTCATGGATACCTATAATTACTGGATTCTCTACCAGGATAAAAAACAGGTACGTGAGCGTCTGAAATTTCACTGGAACCTGGGCACGGATGAAGCCATCGAACTCATCGAACGCTGTACCGAATGCGGAACCTGTGAAAGCAAATGCACGCAGAAACTGCCGATCATTGAACGACTGCAGGAATTGCAGTCCGTACTGTCATAA
- a CDS encoding metalloregulator ArsR/SmtB family transcription factor translates to MEQLVQLFKALSDKNRVRILKMLEARPLCVCEITEILGLAASTTSKHLHILTDAGLSFEQKDGKWVNYHLNRAAQQQYIKQLLPLMREWINDDPVVDQDRRNMQTTDRVDLRRPVRKNNSITRKVNTHELEKSI, encoded by the coding sequence ATGGAACAACTCGTACAACTATTCAAGGCGCTCTCGGACAAAAACCGGGTACGCATCCTGAAAATGCTGGAAGCGCGTCCCCTGTGCGTGTGTGAAATCACCGAAATTCTGGGACTGGCTGCGTCCACAACGTCAAAGCATTTGCATATTCTGACGGATGCCGGACTGAGTTTCGAGCAAAAGGACGGAAAATGGGTGAACTATCACCTGAATCGGGCTGCGCAGCAGCAGTACATCAAGCAACTGCTGCCGTTGATGCGGGAATGGATCAATGATGATCCGGTTGTGGATCAGGATCGCAGAAACATGCAGACCACGGATCGGGTTGACCTGCGCCGGCCTGTGCGGAAAAACAATTCGATAACACGGAAAGTGAATACTCATGAACTGGAAAAATCAATATAA
- a CDS encoding permease → MNWKNQYKPLLWMVGLFLAAYFLPVEQSRFQQAVHESLALAKWYAREHVILCLLPAFFIAGVIGVFVSQAAVIKYFGARAKKWLAYLVASVSGTVLAVCSCTILPLFTGIYRRGAGIGPAVAFLYSGPAINILAIILTARILGFELGVARVIGAVLFSVVIGLLMHLIYRKEEAEKAAAQAVMPEPEETRPLIQTLFLFVTLIGILVFANWGRPVASSGLWHAIWSQKWIITGGFGVLLAIALVTVLKLNWKHVGLAAAVTVLTAVIFPGNPLIPFSAAIFAVAVLLSRQQGEGSEWMSSTWDFAKQILPLLGAGVLVAGLLLGSPEGADGLIPSRWIASLVGGNSLFSNFFASIVGAFMYFATLTEVPILQGLMANGMGDGPALALLLAGPALSLPNMLVIRSVIGTQKTTVFVLLVVVMATISGLIYGGIMAG, encoded by the coding sequence ATGAACTGGAAAAATCAATATAAACCTCTGCTATGGATGGTCGGTCTGTTTCTGGCCGCCTATTTTCTGCCGGTGGAGCAGAGCCGCTTTCAACAGGCGGTTCACGAATCTCTGGCGCTGGCCAAATGGTACGCGCGCGAGCATGTGATTCTGTGCCTGCTTCCGGCGTTTTTCATCGCCGGAGTCATCGGTGTGTTTGTCAGTCAGGCTGCGGTGATCAAATATTTTGGCGCCCGTGCGAAAAAATGGCTGGCGTATCTGGTGGCTTCGGTGAGCGGCACGGTACTGGCGGTGTGTTCCTGTACGATTCTGCCGTTGTTTACCGGGATTTATCGACGCGGGGCGGGCATTGGCCCGGCGGTCGCGTTTTTGTATTCCGGCCCGGCGATCAATATCCTGGCGATCATTTTAACGGCTCGTATTCTCGGATTTGAACTGGGTGTGGCGCGAGTGATCGGCGCGGTGCTGTTTAGTGTGGTCATCGGACTGTTGATGCATTTGATCTATCGCAAAGAAGAAGCGGAAAAAGCGGCGGCCCAGGCGGTGATGCCGGAACCGGAAGAGACGCGTCCGCTGATTCAGACGCTGTTTCTGTTTGTCACCCTGATCGGCATTCTGGTGTTTGCCAACTGGGGACGTCCTGTGGCGTCATCCGGATTGTGGCATGCCATCTGGTCACAAAAGTGGATAATTACCGGCGGATTCGGCGTGCTGCTGGCGATTGCCCTGGTTACGGTGCTGAAACTGAACTGGAAACATGTAGGTTTGGCGGCAGCAGTCACTGTTCTGACCGCTGTGATTTTCCCGGGGAATCCGTTGATCCCGTTTTCGGCTGCGATTTTCGCCGTGGCCGTGCTTCTCAGCCGACAGCAGGGTGAAGGCTCGGAGTGGATGTCGTCCACCTGGGATTTTGCCAAACAGATTTTGCCGCTGCTGGGCGCGGGTGTGCTGGTGGCCGGGCTGCTTCTCGGGTCTCCCGAGGGCGCTGACGGACTGATCCCGTCGCGCTGGATCGCCTCGCTGGTGGGCGGCAACTCGCTGTTTTCAAACTTTTTCGCGTCCATTGTCGGCGCGTTTATGTACTTTGCCACCCTGACCGAAGTCCCGATTCTGCAGGGTCTGATGGCCAACGGCATGGGCGACGGTCCGGCGCTGGCGCTGCTGCTCGCAGGTCCGGCATTGTCCCTGCCCAACATGCTGGTCATCCGCAGTGTCATCGGCACACAGAAAACCACGGTGTTTGTGCTGTTGGTCGTCGTGATGGCCACGATATCAGGTCTGATTTATGGCGGAATCATGGCTGGATGA